A genomic region of Moritella sp. Urea-trap-13 contains the following coding sequences:
- a CDS encoding EAL domain-containing protein → MTLYRQLLIWILVVFFAIITSVFAIQFNTTRDFLREQQSTEIDNTVRTVNLALTPYLQVHDTVSAKSMFNASFDGNRYSKVHLSILDYSDEVVLSYPTQVTDVPSWFQSVIIIDPIIRTSALTNGLIPLANLTVTSSSIYAYQQLWQASLQLIFGFILTFLLGLLLLAFILSKVLKPLKAVQYRARQMSDNQFGPTLTIPNTRELSDVVIALNHMSAQLKVHFDQQAQEADNLRIRAYQDAVSGLANRSYLMAQINSWLTLPSTGGIALLKVDLITDAYAQDGDEAGDHLVQTLSFRMKELINDDYTLARINQSEFMLLAPHITAVELKTMGRSLLLMTSELQNDPLYIAPVQARVGLVMRNHGDTMTTLLAQADNALMQARQQLQEPLALFDVKEQSQASKKVTIGKQQWKALVDEAIANKLFKFNFQKAIDHHQNTLHQEAFVYIQKDSQHYYAAQFLGAIEQLDTSTHMDMHIIDELFNMLKNDTSIDNIAVNITNKSVNDTGFIRWLANKMQSNPQLKERIIFELPEICFIKHSNNVGLLCDIIHQNNFAFGIDNFGHNFSSIGYLNKFRPAYVKLDFAYTHQLENQVKADVLASITRTANNLLITTIATRVEVTSQQEKLAALMVRGFQGYVVDKINSEKNI, encoded by the coding sequence ATGACACTTTATAGACAACTACTGATATGGATACTGGTTGTATTTTTTGCTATTATCACCTCAGTATTTGCGATTCAATTCAACACAACACGCGATTTTTTACGTGAACAGCAATCGACTGAAATTGATAATACAGTCAGAACTGTAAATCTGGCATTAACCCCCTATTTACAAGTCCATGATACTGTATCAGCAAAGTCAATGTTCAACGCTAGCTTCGACGGCAACCGTTATAGCAAAGTACACCTCAGTATATTAGATTATAGTGATGAGGTTGTTCTTAGCTATCCCACACAAGTAACAGATGTACCTAGTTGGTTTCAAAGTGTCATCATTATCGATCCTATCATTCGAACTTCAGCCTTAACCAATGGTTTGATACCACTAGCAAACCTCACTGTAACCAGTAGTTCAATTTATGCTTACCAACAGCTTTGGCAAGCGAGTTTACAGCTTATATTCGGTTTTATTCTTACATTCTTATTAGGCTTGTTATTACTCGCCTTTATTTTATCTAAAGTGCTTAAACCGCTAAAAGCGGTTCAATACCGTGCTCGTCAAATGTCTGATAATCAATTTGGCCCTACTTTAACAATTCCCAACACTCGGGAATTAAGTGACGTGGTGATTGCATTGAACCATATGAGTGCACAACTCAAAGTCCATTTTGATCAACAAGCGCAAGAGGCTGATAATTTACGTATTAGAGCATATCAAGATGCTGTATCAGGGCTCGCAAACCGTAGCTACCTAATGGCACAAATTAATTCCTGGTTAACATTACCTTCTACAGGTGGTATCGCATTATTAAAAGTAGATTTAATTACAGATGCCTATGCACAAGATGGGGATGAGGCTGGCGACCACCTAGTACAAACATTATCGTTTCGGATGAAAGAACTTATCAATGATGATTATACGCTCGCACGCATTAACCAGTCCGAATTCATGTTACTCGCACCACATATCACAGCAGTAGAACTAAAAACCATGGGGCGTTCATTACTACTTATGACATCAGAACTGCAAAACGACCCTCTTTATATTGCTCCAGTTCAAGCAAGAGTCGGTTTAGTCATGCGCAATCATGGCGACACAATGACGACACTACTTGCACAAGCTGATAATGCTCTTATGCAAGCAAGGCAGCAATTACAAGAGCCTTTAGCATTATTTGATGTAAAAGAGCAAAGTCAGGCGAGTAAAAAGGTCACTATAGGTAAGCAACAATGGAAAGCATTAGTAGACGAAGCTATTGCTAATAAGTTGTTTAAATTCAACTTCCAAAAAGCCATTGATCATCACCAAAATACTCTTCATCAAGAAGCATTTGTTTATATTCAGAAAGACAGCCAACATTATTACGCCGCACAGTTTTTAGGGGCAATAGAACAGTTAGATACGAGTACACACATGGATATGCACATCATCGACGAGCTATTTAATATGCTAAAAAATGATACAAGTATCGACAATATTGCAGTTAATATTACAAATAAAAGCGTCAATGACACAGGCTTCATTCGTTGGTTAGCCAATAAAATGCAATCTAATCCGCAATTGAAAGAGCGTATTATATTTGAGCTTCCTGAAATTTGTTTTATCAAACATAGTAACAATGTAGGGTTATTATGTGACATAATTCATCAAAATAACTTTGCCTTTGGTATCGATAATTTTGGACACAATTTCAGTTCGATCGGCTACCTAAATAAGTTTCGCCCAGCATATGTAAAACTGGATTTTGCATATACTCATCAACTTGAAAACCAAGTCAAAGCTGATGTGCTTGCATCAATTACCCGAACAGCGAATAACCTATTAATTACGACCATTGCGACTCGTGTTGAAGTAACCAGCCAACAAGAAAAATTGGCTGCGCTTATGGTAAGGGGTTTTCAAGGTTATGTGGTAGATAAAATAAATAGTGAAAAAAATATATGA
- a CDS encoding TolC family outer membrane protein translates to MIIKKRIKKIALLISLQSMAIPVMAQSLEQAIAQTLISNPEIKSTYNEFMSRNELINSSTGDYLPSVDLEAGVGYEDYDNETGSKGEYDPRNVKISFKQLLWDGSISYNDIQRNKAEAEAQRYQLLSDAQDIALTATESYLDVLRAQNILTLSKTNFAVHQRMYSDIKKRADAGFGSSADLAQIEGRLARSNSNLISAQNNLIDKNTSFFHTIGAFPEALEKPEVDINFLAKSLDEAMEKARNNNPVTYVASNDIEAALQQYEQAKGTFYPSFSIEASQEWGDELNGSPGYTDEFSAMLKMRYNLYNGGSDKAKSRRAAYQINKSKDIRDSAHRMLEEGTRLAWSAMELTSEQSKFLQQHVDASAKTVIAYEKQFRIGKRTLLDLLNTENELFESRKAYLNAHYSGILAKYRVLNATGLLLDSMRVDVPKSWVSTVK, encoded by the coding sequence ATGATAATCAAAAAACGTATTAAAAAAATCGCACTACTTATTAGTCTTCAATCCATGGCTATACCAGTGATGGCGCAATCATTAGAGCAAGCGATAGCCCAAACACTAATATCCAATCCTGAAATCAAAAGTACATATAATGAATTTATGAGCCGTAACGAGCTCATAAATTCTTCAACAGGTGACTACTTACCTTCTGTCGATCTAGAAGCTGGAGTTGGTTATGAAGATTACGATAATGAAACTGGCTCCAAAGGGGAGTATGATCCTCGAAATGTGAAAATATCGTTCAAACAATTATTGTGGGATGGCTCGATTTCCTATAACGATATTCAGCGTAATAAAGCTGAAGCAGAAGCTCAACGTTACCAATTATTGTCTGATGCACAAGACATAGCATTAACGGCTACTGAAAGTTACCTCGATGTATTACGCGCCCAAAACATATTAACCCTGTCTAAAACCAACTTTGCTGTTCACCAACGCATGTATTCTGATATTAAAAAACGTGCAGATGCTGGTTTCGGATCTAGCGCTGATCTTGCCCAAATCGAAGGGCGCTTAGCGCGCTCCAATAGCAATTTAATATCAGCACAAAATAACCTTATCGATAAAAATACGTCATTTTTCCATACAATTGGCGCATTTCCTGAAGCATTAGAGAAACCAGAGGTTGATATCAATTTCCTCGCTAAATCACTTGATGAGGCAATGGAAAAAGCACGAAATAATAACCCTGTTACCTATGTCGCCTCAAATGATATCGAAGCTGCTCTGCAACAATACGAACAAGCCAAAGGCACATTTTACCCATCATTTAGCATTGAAGCATCTCAAGAATGGGGAGACGAGCTCAATGGCTCACCAGGTTATACTGATGAGTTTTCAGCCATGCTAAAAATGCGTTATAACCTCTATAACGGCGGCTCTGATAAAGCAAAGAGTCGTCGCGCGGCATACCAAATAAATAAATCAAAAGATATTCGAGACAGTGCCCACCGTATGCTAGAAGAAGGTACGCGTTTAGCATGGAGTGCAATGGAACTGACATCCGAACAATCCAAATTTTTACAACAACATGTCGATGCTTCAGCTAAAACCGTCATCGCGTATGAAAAACAATTTAGGATTGGGAAGCGAACACTATTGGACTTATTGAATACAGAGAATGAACTATTTGAATCACGAAAAGCCTATTTAAATGCCCATTACAGCGGTATTCTGGCCAAATATCGAGTATTAAATGCAACAGGTTTATTACTCGATTCAATGCGTGTCGATGTACCAAAGAGTTGGGTTAGCACTGTCAAATAG
- a CDS encoding type I secretion system permease/ATPase — MKDPLLQSLVYVSRYYGQANSPEALISNLPLADGLLTPFLLPRAAEKAGLQAKESKMALNDISPLLFPIIMLLKGGDACVVLSIDHEKGEAEVVLAQSDANQQWISLDDLNQQYTGHLFLMKKRFRYDERSPEILKNRDGHWFWSTIWESRNIYRDVLIVSILINIFAISTPLFTRLVYDKIVPNLAFDSLWVLAIGISIIFGFDLILKIMRSYFIDLAGKKSDLLISAKIFSRVMGIRMEVKPPSVGAFARHMQEFESIREFFTSATVSSLIDLPFALIFLVIIWFVAGPLAYVPLIAVIILVIYSLFIQRPLRRSIEEGSRLSSQKNANLIESLSGLETVKLFGAQNQFQYRWEEAVAHMANWGLKSRRITDSVQNIAGFLQQFASVAMIVFGVYLIADGQLTMGGLIAATMLSGRAVGPLVQLSLLSTRYNQAKSAMTIIEQLMQMPTEQEDGKRYIHRPVIKGKIVFDKVSFTYPNATNAALKDVSFTITPGEKIAIIGRIGSGKTTIERLIMGLYQPIEGSVQIDDTDINQLHHIDVRRNIGCVPQDITLFFGSIRDNIILGRPLTTDQDILLAAERSGVTNFTQQDAAGLEKQVGEGGAALSGGQRQAIAIARALVGKPPVLLMDEPTSSMDNRSEMYIKHQLNGLSKDETLILITHKNSMLDVVDRLIVMEKGHIIADGPKSQVLKQLSEGNLTRARASN, encoded by the coding sequence ATGAAAGATCCCCTACTTCAGTCTTTAGTTTATGTAAGTCGTTATTATGGCCAGGCGAATTCCCCGGAAGCTTTGATTTCAAATCTCCCCCTTGCTGACGGTCTTCTTACTCCATTTCTTTTGCCTCGTGCGGCCGAAAAGGCTGGCTTACAAGCCAAAGAGAGCAAAATGGCTCTCAATGATATTTCTCCGTTATTATTTCCTATCATCATGCTCTTAAAAGGAGGTGATGCATGTGTTGTTCTCAGTATCGATCATGAAAAAGGAGAAGCAGAAGTTGTACTCGCACAATCAGATGCGAACCAACAATGGATAAGTCTTGATGATCTAAACCAGCAATACACAGGACATTTATTTTTAATGAAAAAACGCTTTCGATATGATGAGCGTTCTCCTGAGATATTAAAAAACCGCGATGGTCACTGGTTTTGGAGTACAATATGGGAATCTCGTAACATCTACCGCGATGTACTCATCGTTTCGATTTTAATCAATATCTTTGCTATTTCTACCCCACTCTTCACTCGTCTTGTTTACGATAAAATAGTGCCTAATCTGGCATTTGATTCTTTATGGGTACTGGCTATTGGTATCTCTATTATTTTTGGCTTTGATTTAATACTAAAAATTATGCGCAGTTATTTTATCGACCTAGCAGGGAAAAAATCAGATCTATTAATTTCAGCTAAAATATTTAGCCGAGTGATGGGTATTCGAATGGAAGTTAAGCCACCGTCAGTAGGCGCTTTTGCTCGTCATATGCAAGAATTTGAATCTATTAGAGAATTTTTTACCTCTGCCACCGTCTCATCATTAATTGATTTACCATTCGCATTGATATTCCTTGTTATTATTTGGTTTGTTGCTGGCCCTCTAGCATATGTCCCTTTGATTGCCGTCATCATTTTAGTGATTTATAGCTTATTTATTCAACGACCTTTACGTCGTAGTATTGAAGAGGGATCTCGTCTTTCATCGCAAAAAAATGCCAACCTAATTGAAAGCTTAAGTGGTTTAGAAACCGTAAAACTATTCGGAGCACAAAATCAATTCCAGTACCGTTGGGAAGAAGCGGTTGCCCACATGGCTAATTGGGGGCTCAAATCTCGTCGCATTACAGATTCAGTACAAAATATCGCTGGATTTTTACAACAGTTTGCCTCTGTAGCCATGATCGTATTTGGTGTCTATCTCATTGCCGATGGCCAGTTAACCATGGGGGGACTTATTGCTGCCACCATGTTAAGTGGACGAGCTGTTGGCCCTTTAGTACAACTTTCATTGTTATCAACACGCTACAATCAGGCAAAATCAGCCATGACTATCATCGAGCAACTTATGCAGATGCCAACAGAGCAAGAAGACGGTAAACGTTATATTCACCGCCCTGTAATCAAAGGTAAAATTGTTTTTGATAAAGTTAGTTTTACTTACCCGAATGCAACTAATGCCGCACTTAAAGATGTCAGTTTCACGATTACCCCTGGAGAAAAAATCGCTATCATTGGCCGTATCGGTTCAGGAAAAACGACCATTGAACGTTTGATTATGGGGTTATACCAGCCCATAGAGGGATCAGTTCAAATTGATGATACCGACATCAACCAACTTCATCATATTGATGTTCGTAGAAATATCGGTTGTGTACCTCAAGACATCACTTTGTTCTTTGGCTCTATTCGAGACAACATTATTCTGGGTCGCCCATTAACAACAGATCAAGATATTTTACTTGCAGCAGAACGCTCAGGGGTGACAAACTTTACACAACAAGATGCAGCAGGTTTAGAGAAACAAGTCGGTGAAGGTGGTGCAGCTCTTTCTGGTGGGCAACGTCAAGCGATTGCCATTGCTCGAGCCCTAGTTGGAAAACCTCCAGTACTGTTAATGGATGAGCCAACAAGCAGCATGGATAACCGTTCAGAAATGTACATTAAGCACCAACTAAACGGCTTATCTAAAGACGAAACTCTTATTCTTATTACTCATAAAAACAGCATGTTAGATGTTGTTGATCGTTTAATTGTGATGGAAAAAGGGCATATTATTGCTGATGGCCCTAAAAGTCAGGTACTTAAACAATTAAGTGAAGGCAACCTTACACGGGCAAGAGCCAGCAATTAA
- a CDS encoding HlyD family type I secretion periplasmic adaptor subunit, protein MAKKNRALSPTQLDFVDDKSAALLLNTPHSARIMLWVIVLFFIVAIAWASVAELDKVTVGTGKVIPSSQLQIVQNLEGGIVKEVLIKEGQHVEKNQKLLLLDDTLFRSDFRERTQGLAGSQADSIRLNALLGSVTVNKEKANTNWRKSVDVKDNILKFDTNFVDKHKKLVRRQENEYKDKIENIQNQLAGMAQQINQKERELIETKSRMNNLRRSYDIASEEYNITKPLADEGVVPKIELLKLQRQLNDTKRELTSAELQIPVTQATIQEVIFKYINIASNFRSEAQAELNETSDQLNSLLESQVGLEDRVNRTVVLSPVKGTIQKIYVNTVGGVIQPGMDLVEIVPTEDALMIEAKIAPQDIGFLRPDLPVIIKFSAYDFTVYGGLSGYLETISADTIQDEEGNSYYQVRIRTEDNTLKGPDGEPLPIIPGMTASADIITGKRSVLDYLLKPVLKVRQTALRE, encoded by the coding sequence ATGGCTAAAAAAAACCGAGCACTTTCACCTACTCAATTAGATTTCGTTGATGATAAATCAGCGGCATTATTATTAAATACACCACACAGTGCAAGAATAATGCTTTGGGTCATAGTTCTATTTTTTATAGTCGCAATTGCTTGGGCGTCTGTTGCTGAGCTCGATAAAGTAACAGTAGGTACGGGTAAAGTAATTCCGTCATCGCAGCTACAAATTGTGCAAAACCTCGAAGGTGGCATAGTTAAAGAAGTGTTAATAAAAGAAGGGCAGCATGTCGAAAAAAATCAAAAATTATTATTACTTGATGACACCCTCTTTCGATCTGATTTTCGTGAAAGAACACAAGGCTTAGCAGGCTCTCAAGCTGACTCGATACGATTAAATGCTTTATTAGGCAGTGTCACGGTTAACAAAGAAAAAGCAAATACTAATTGGCGAAAAAGTGTTGATGTTAAAGATAACATACTTAAATTCGATACTAACTTTGTAGATAAGCATAAGAAATTAGTGCGACGTCAAGAAAATGAGTACAAGGATAAAATCGAAAATATTCAAAACCAGTTAGCAGGAATGGCGCAACAGATCAATCAAAAAGAACGCGAATTAATCGAAACTAAATCACGTATGAACAACCTTCGACGCAGCTATGACATCGCGAGTGAAGAATACAACATCACAAAACCACTTGCTGACGAAGGTGTTGTACCAAAAATTGAATTACTCAAATTACAACGACAGTTAAACGATACCAAGCGTGAATTGACCTCTGCAGAGCTTCAGATACCAGTAACACAGGCAACAATTCAAGAGGTCATTTTCAAATACATTAATATTGCTTCTAATTTTCGCTCTGAAGCACAAGCGGAATTGAATGAAACGAGCGACCAACTCAACAGTTTATTAGAATCACAGGTTGGTCTTGAAGATCGCGTAAATCGAACTGTCGTTTTATCTCCTGTCAAAGGTACAATTCAAAAAATTTATGTTAATACAGTAGGCGGTGTCATTCAGCCAGGTATGGACTTAGTTGAAATTGTACCAACAGAAGATGCTTTAATGATTGAGGCAAAAATTGCGCCTCAAGATATTGGTTTTTTACGCCCAGATTTACCTGTAATAATCAAATTTAGTGCTTATGACTTTACCGTCTACGGGGGCTTATCTGGTTACTTAGAAACAATCAGCGCAGACACAATTCAGGATGAAGAAGGAAATAGTTATTACCAAGTACGTATAAGGACAGAAGATAACACTCTTAAAGGACCAGATGGTGAACCCTTACCGATCATCCCTGGCATGACCGCATCGGCAGACATCATCACAGGCAAGCGTTCTGTTTTAGATTATCTGCTTAAACCCGTTCTTAAAGTTCGTCAAACGGCATTAAGAGAGTAA
- a CDS encoding OmpA family protein, producing MKRTLTGLLALTLFGCSVTVEEPPIAEQSQDQRDFDHDGVINLRDLCADTPHSAIVDNDGCPTSIKRDEENSVRVLFANDSTVIPETFLPEIQRMADFLDAYPETYIELQGYASPVGKAEYNIALSKRRATKVRKQLIAEGVAPQRIKAIGFGDVEPIEAESSEATNTLSRRVVARVVGSKGILVEEWTIFTFRDR from the coding sequence ATGAAACGAACTTTAACTGGTTTATTAGCACTCACCTTATTTGGCTGTTCTGTCACAGTGGAAGAGCCGCCTATTGCAGAGCAATCACAAGACCAACGAGACTTTGATCACGATGGTGTCATTAATCTTCGAGATCTATGTGCTGATACCCCTCATTCTGCCATCGTAGATAACGATGGTTGCCCAACAAGCATAAAGCGTGACGAAGAAAATTCTGTACGGGTTCTTTTTGCTAATGATTCAACTGTAATACCTGAAACCTTCTTACCAGAAATTCAACGCATGGCTGATTTTTTAGATGCCTATCCAGAAACCTATATTGAATTACAAGGTTATGCGAGCCCTGTAGGTAAAGCAGAATACAATATTGCGCTATCAAAACGACGAGCAACAAAAGTGCGGAAACAGCTCATTGCCGAAGGTGTTGCTCCTCAGCGAATAAAAGCAATTGGCTTCGGTGATGTAGAACCAATAGAAGCAGAATCAAGTGAAGCGACTAACACGCTAAGCCGTCGTGTTGTGGCTCGAGTTGTCGGTTCAAAAGGTATCCTTGTTGAGGAATGGACTATTTTCACGTTCAGAGATCGTTAA
- the nadA gene encoding quinolinate synthase NadA, with protein MEYPFPKKPVPLSAQEKLDYKARIKQLLKEKDAVLIAHYYTDPEIQALAEETGGCVADSLEMARFGNNHPAKTLIIAGVRFMGETAKILAPSKRIIMPALEATCSLDLGCPVKEFSAFCDAHPDHTVVVYANTSAAVKARADWVVTSSIALDVVDHLDSEGKKLIWGPDRHLGAWIEKQTGAKMVRWQGACIVHDEFKASALKRLKAENPDAAVLVHPESPADVIDLADAVGSTSQLIKAAKELPQQKLIVATDKGIFFKMQQACPDKEMIAAPTGGNGASCRSCAMCPWMGMNGLKSIEDSLINDDGHEVFVDEDIRLKALIPLERMLNFNVSN; from the coding sequence ATGGAATACCCATTCCCAAAAAAACCAGTTCCGTTATCGGCACAAGAAAAACTGGACTATAAAGCGCGTATTAAACAGCTTTTAAAAGAAAAAGACGCAGTATTAATAGCCCACTATTATACCGATCCTGAGATCCAAGCACTTGCTGAAGAGACTGGCGGTTGTGTTGCTGACTCTTTGGAAATGGCGCGCTTTGGGAACAATCACCCCGCTAAAACGCTAATCATTGCAGGCGTTCGCTTTATGGGCGAAACAGCAAAGATTTTAGCGCCAAGCAAACGTATTATCATGCCTGCATTAGAGGCAACTTGTTCATTGGACCTAGGTTGTCCGGTTAAAGAGTTCTCTGCATTCTGTGACGCTCACCCAGACCATACAGTTGTTGTTTATGCCAATACCTCTGCCGCTGTTAAAGCACGCGCAGACTGGGTGGTAACATCAAGTATTGCATTGGATGTTGTTGATCATCTCGATAGCGAAGGTAAAAAATTAATTTGGGGCCCAGATCGTCATTTGGGTGCTTGGATTGAAAAGCAAACTGGCGCGAAAATGGTGCGTTGGCAGGGTGCTTGTATCGTCCATGATGAATTTAAAGCATCTGCATTAAAACGTTTAAAAGCAGAAAATCCAGATGCGGCTGTGCTTGTTCACCCAGAATCACCAGCTGACGTCATCGATCTTGCTGATGCAGTAGGCTCGACTAGCCAGCTAATTAAAGCGGCAAAAGAGCTACCACAACAAAAATTGATTGTAGCAACGGACAAAGGTATCTTCTTTAAGATGCAGCAAGCGTGTCCGGATAAAGAAATGATTGCGGCACCAACAGGCGGTAATGGCGCGAGTTGCCGTAGTTGTGCTATGTGCCCTTGGATGGGCATGAATGGCCTTAAATCTATCGAAGATTCATTAATTAATGATGATGGACATGAAGTCTTTGTCGATGAAGATATTCGTCTAAAAGCGCTTATTCCATTAGAACGTATGCTAAATTTTAACGTATCAAACTAA